The Echinicola jeungdonensis genome segment TTTCCAGTTGAGCCTATTTGAGATGGATCCCAAATTTAAGGAAGCCCAGGAAATTTTGAATGCCATAGATATCAACACCATTTCCCCTGTAGAAGCCTTATTGAAGCTCAATGATATTAAAAAGAAATTAGAATAGAAATTAAATTGAAAATCAGCGAGGTAGGGTTATTAGCGGTATTTGTAATGAAAAAAATATTTGGGGAGGCCTTGCGGATTAAAAAATCCTGTTTACATTTGCACTCACAATACGGGAACAAACGGTCCCAAAAACATTAAATTCAAATAAGCGAAAGTAGCTCAGCTGGTAGAGCACGACCTTGCCAAGGTCGGGGTCGCGAGTTCGAATCTCGTCTTTCGCTCTCGAAGCCCTTGGAAGAAGGGCTTTCTTATTTCTGGAAAAAATTAATTCCATTTATAAGAAATAAACTTTTATATTGCCATGGCAAAAACTCTTGTAGGGTGGAGCTATGAAAAACTTTACTTCTATTCCCAAATAGAAGAAGCCGGGATGGTGGAATTGGTAGACACGCAAGACTTAAAATCTTGTGGGCGCTTAGCCCGTGCGGGTTCAAGTCCCGCTCCTGGTACAGAAGCCTCGCATTTGCGGGGCTTTTTGTATTTTGTGGGATTGGTATCAGGGGCAAGCTTAAATTTCAAATAAATGCCCTAGGTATTCGAAAAAATTTGCAAGGCCAAAGGTTAATAGCACAAAGTCCACGTTAGGAGCCCTATTTCTACCCTATGGAAAATTGAGCCCATCAGTTCAAAATTATCAATCTTTTTGCTTCCACTCTTAGAACTTTCAGAGTTCTAATCCTTTTCCAGTCATAACTAATATTGACCAAGTAACTTATTTATTTTCTGGATAAAGGGTAATTTGTTTTGGAATCAAAGAAAATCCAGGATATTGTTAGCCTAATTATTATTTATTGAAAATCAATTTAATCTTTCAAATATGTGGTCTAAAAAACTTTTATGGGTTTCGGTGTTTATACTTGGGTGTATTTTTTCGGCATTTTCGCAAAATAGGCAAAGGCCAATTAGAAAAGATGTGCCTTTGGGTGAAATCCGTTTGAGTGATCCTTGTATCCTGTCCGACAAAAAAACTTCCATATATTATATGACGGGAACTGGAGGGATGATGTGGAAAAGTAAGGATTTGAAAAAGTGGTCAGGTCCATTTAAGGTGATTGATATTGACCCTCAGTCCTGGATGGGGGAAAGGCCGCATATTTGGGCTGCTGAGCTCCATCATTATAAGGGCAAGTACTATTATTTTGCCACTTTTACCAATCCCAAAACTAACATCGATACGGTTGAGGAAAGGATCATAAAACGGCGAGCCAGCCATATTTTAGTAAGTGATCAACCGGATGGACCTTATGAGCCAGTTTCAGAATCCAATTATCTCCCTGCTGAATTATCCACTTTGGATGGAACTTTCTGGGAAGGTAAAGATGGAAAGCCATATATGATATACTGTCATGAATGGATCCAAAATGGTGATGGTACCATGGAGATGATAGAACTGAGTGCTGACCTGAGTCGCTCTATTGGGGATGGAAAGCTGCTTTTCCGTGCTAGTGATTCTCCTTGGAGCAGGAGGGAAGTTGATGGGAAGGTCATTCCCAATCAGGTTACAGACGGACCATATTTGTTCAGAACAGGTACCGGCAGATTGGGCATGATCTGGACCAGCTGGGTCTATGATGTGTATACACAAGGGGTGGCTTATTCCAAAAGTGGTCAACTGGAAGGCCCATGGGTACAGGAAGAAGCCCCCATTACTCCTCCCAATTTTGGGCATGGGATGCTTTTTCAAACTTTGGAAGGAAAATGGCTTATGTCAGT includes the following:
- a CDS encoding glycoside hydrolase family 43 protein translates to MWSKKLLWVSVFILGCIFSAFSQNRQRPIRKDVPLGEIRLSDPCILSDKKTSIYYMTGTGGMMWKSKDLKKWSGPFKVIDIDPQSWMGERPHIWAAELHHYKGKYYYFATFTNPKTNIDTVEERIIKRRASHILVSDQPDGPYEPVSESNYLPAELSTLDGTFWEGKDGKPYMIYCHEWIQNGDGTMEMIELSADLSRSIGDGKLLFRASDSPWSRREVDGKVIPNQVTDGPYLFRTGTGRLGMIWTSWVYDVYTQGVAYSKSGQLEGPWVQEEAPITPPNFGHGMLFQTLEGKWLMSVHSHKSIDGRFYRYPNLFEVDLSGDKLVVGDRYEP